The Vicinamibacteria bacterium genomic sequence AGAAAACGCAGCGGATCTACAAAGTAACATTCTATAACCAAGGCGAAGTGTACGAAATCTATGCGCGAAAGGTTACTCAGGGCGGATTGTTCGGCTTCGTCGAGATCGAAGAGCTCGTCTTCGGGGAGAAGAGTACGGTAGTCATCGACCCGTCACAGGAGCGCCTTGAGCGAGAGTTCGAAGGGGTCAATCGCACCTACGTCCCGCTACACGCGGTGGTGCGTATCGACGAAGTGCAAAAAGGGGGAAGCGGACGCATCACGACGCCGAAGGACGGAGAGGGCAAGGTCCGCCCATTTCCGACCCTGCTGCCACGCGGGGGGCCAGGGAAGTAGCAACGCTTGGCCGTGGCCTCACTCCCTGCTAGGGTGGGGAGAAAGCTACGGATTCGTTCTATACGCGGGTCTTTGCCGATCGCGAGACTGTGGGGATTCGGCCACGGAACTGGCCATTGTTCGAGCTTGTCGCGGGCATTCTCCCGAGGGGGAAATACTTACTCTAGACACTTTTCGAGGCGCTCACGATAATGTGGCCGTCGTGAAGACTCGAAGTTCATCCCGTTCATTCTCGATCTCACGTGCCCCCGACCTGCATTCGAGGAGTCATACCGTGTCCATCACCCGTGAGCGCGTTGCCAGAATCGCCGTTTTGAGTTTCGGGTTGTTCGTCCTGAGCCAGCTGTGGGCCCAACTCGCGATGGAGATACATTTTCCCCTTGCGGTCAGAGTGGGGCCGGTAACGGCAGTGCTATTCCTTCGGTGACCCCCTACGTCGTCATCCTCGCGCTCGGTCTGACGCCTGCACGCAGCGAGCCGGAATCGGTCTCGCAACTGCTGAAACGGCTGCGCTGCGCGCCCCAAGTCAAGAATTTATTGCGGGAGTGGAACGCTTCGAACGAAGTGTTGCGCGCCCCGCCGGGGATCGATGGTCAGGGGCGG encodes the following:
- a CDS encoding DUF1820 family protein; translated protein: MPDKKTQRIYKVTFYNQGEVYEIYARKVTQGGLFGFVEIEELVFGEKSTVVIDPSQERLEREFEGVNRTYVPLHAVVRIDEVQKGGSGRITTPKDGEGKVRPFPTLLPRGGPGK